Below is a window of Limisphaera ngatamarikiensis DNA.
GGACACCCCGCCCCCGTGGAAGACGTTCGTATCCGCGAAACTCACCTCGCCCGGCTGATCATGAAATGCAAAGTGCTCGAACCGGTTGCCCCGGTGCTCCTCAAACCCGCCATTGCGCAGGCATTCCACATCTTCGGGAACAAAACGCCCCACGCCGCCCTCGACGCGAAACAACGCATTGCTCACCGGCAGACCCTCCGCCAGGTTCCGATCGTGAGCCAAAAAACCGCCGCCGTAACCCACGGAGAACACCGCCGGGATCAGTTCCAGACCGTTGGTGGCACAAACCTGCTGCACCAATTGCAACCGCTCGAAAAACGCCGGTGTCTTGCGACACAGCGTGTCCAGGCCAAACGACACCACGGCACCGTTGAATCCGTGCCGACCCGCCGTTTGCAAAACCTCCACCACCCGGGGCACGTCCTCCGGCCGCTCCAAATTCCACCCAAACACCCAGACAAACCGGTCTTCCCATGCCCCGGCGCCAAACGCCTGCGCCCCATAATAAAGCCAGGCCCAACCAAGCCGAGCGCCCCATGCCCATAACCTCATCCTCCGACCCCGCAGCCGCCAGGGCAAGTCCGGCGAACCCACCGCCGCAATTCGCCTCTCCGCCAACTCCCCAACCCTCCGGTGGGTGTGCGCCACCATCAAACCCCTTGCACCCGGTCGGCCTTAACCTAAAGTGGGCTCATGACGAGTCAGTCGGTCACCACGCCCGAACCGCCCAGCCCGCCGCCCCGACCCGGCACCACACCGCTGACACGGCCCCGCGGATTCACCGGGTTTGTCCTGGCGTTCCTGGCCGGGTTGGCCGCCGGTGTCGTACTGTGGAGCGTCGTGTCAGGCCCCGGCTCATGGAAGGCCCCAACCACCCCGGGTCCATTGCCCGCGCCGGTTCAGGCCGTCCTCCAATCCCTTCGAGAACCGGTCACGGTCCATTTTTACGTGGGCCTGGAAGACCCGGCCGTGCCGGAACAGGACCGGACGTTCGCCCGGCATGTGGAGGAATTCCTGGGCCGGCTCTCCAACGCCTCGCCCCGGATTCGCATCATCCGCCACGAGGTTCGGTCCCCCGAAGATCAGGCCGCTGCCGCCCGCGCCGGCCTCCAGGCGTTTCATCTCGAACGCGGTGCAGCGGGGTTCATCGGTCTGGTGCTGGAGGGCCCGGGCGGACAACGGGTGATCCCACGGCTCGATCCCTTCTGGGAGCCGGCACTACCCTTCGACCTGGCGCGTGCCCTGGCCGAGGTGGGCCCAACGCCGTCACCGGCGACCGCCCCACCCGCACCCGACGAACAAGAGGTCCTGGCCGGACTCCGTCAGACCCTGGGCGACCCCGAATCCGTCGGCGTTCACGAGGGCGCCACCCGGCTGCGCGAGGCCACCCTGGAGGAGTTCCGTCGCACGGCCCAATCCTTCCAGCTCCGGCAGGAAGAGCTCCAGCAGCGATTCCGTGAAGCGGAACAACGGGGCGACACCGCGGCCCAACAAGCCGTGCTCGAAGAGTTGCGCCAACTCCAGGCCGAACAAACCGCGCAACTCCAGGCCCTTGCCCAGCGGCTCCAAGCCCAACTGGAACTGTGGCAGAAACTCAAAACGTCGCCCGGCACGAATCCCCCCACCTCCGCCCCATCGGCGATCCCGCAGGACGCCCGACAACCTCATCGCTGAGGATCGTCCGGCCCGGCCGAAGCCGGTTTCAGGGTTGTTCCGACACCCGATAGAACCGCGCCCCTGCGTGGGGGGCGGGCTCGATCCATTCCATCGGCGAGTTCGTCGCCACCCAGGTGCCCCGTGCCTGGAATGGCAACCCCAAATCGTCCGTGCTCCAGACCGTATACGTCCGCCCCACCACCACCGGCCAGCGCAACCGCCAGGGCGGTCCCTCCATCTCCAGTCGCAGCGGGCCGGCCGGGGCATTGTCGGGAATCAACCGCACCCAGTGTGTCTCTGTCCGGTATTGCACCCCGTCCGGCCACGTCACGACGGCAAAAAACGGATGCAACCCTTCACCGAGGTCCGGGCCGGGCACCTCGAACAGGGCCGTGGTCACGTTGGTCTCCGCCGCCCATGCCCCGCCCGTGGTATGCAATTCCACACGGGCGGCGGGGCCGGGTTCCACCGTCACGCGCCAGCGCAACGTGCTCCCCAGCTTCGTCAAGGGCCCGGCATTCCATGGCGTGAGCGCGGCGGTTCGGCCCGTGTTGACCACGCGAAAAGTCCGACGCAAATGCCCTTGCGTGGCCACGTGCGTCCCTTCATACGCCACCGCGGTGCATTCGTGCCAGCCATCGGCCTCCCGCGTTGTGTCCCACGCAAAGGTCAGCGCCAGGTTTGTAACCCCGGCCGCCAGGTAGAGATGATTGCGCGGCTGCAAATCTTCCAGGTTCTCCTCCAGCGTCTGCGTCCCCGCGGGTTCCACCGTGGCCGCCCCGGTTACACTCAACGAGGCGCTCAGCGCCGCAGCGGCGGCCCAGCCGGGCGACCGCGCCCGCAGCGCAAACTCCGCCGCTGAACCGTCTGAATTGCCATCATAATCCTCGGCTCTCACACCGTCCGGCCCCTGTAAGTCCGGATGCTCGTTCACCGCCGCCACCAGCGCCGCCACCAACCCGGCCGTGTTGGTACTCAAAAGATTCTGCACACTCACCGTCACCTGCCCGGAAGGCCCGGTCACCGTCAGCGTCAATCCCTGGGCATGCCCGGGCCCGGCAAGGTTCCGAACCCGAAACACCCGGTACCCCTGCGCGGTCGAGTCCACGAAATACGGCCGAGCCACATGCGCAAACAACGTCCGTTCGGAGGCAGCCCCGGCGGAGGTGGCGACCGAAACCGGCACCTCCACGCCGGCACGCCCGGGCACAACCGACCGCAGCAGCAACCGATCGCCAATCGCCTCGGCGATCACGCCGGTCTGGTTGGTATGTTCGGAGCGGTTGATCTCAGCAGCCAGCCCGGCGGCCACATCGGCAAGGGTTGACCCCGCCGAGACGGTGTGCGAAATCGTCTGCCCGGCCAGGGTTAACTCCACCCGGTTCCCCGCCTGCGGTCCGCGTTCCCACAAGGTTTGCCGAAACCGACCGTCCACGAACAGGTCCACACGCCCCACCGGCTGTTCCTCCCCCACAGCCACAAACTGCCACTGCAAGGGGATCGTGCCCGACACGGTGGCCCCTTCCCCGGGCGATTCCCACCGACCTTGTGGCCGCCGCGCAAACGGGGCCGCCAACGGTTCGCCCACCAACACCCCCTGATACGGTGCCTCCACGCTCTGGTAATAACACTCCGCAATGCTGAAACCCCGGGCCTGATAAAAATAGTTGCGTGGGGCGGGAAACTTCTCCGTCCAGTTGCACGGCTCCACCACCGTGCCGTAGCTGGCGGTGGCACCCGCCGCGATGTAGTCCGGTACCCTCGTCATCCCGGCCGCGTCCTCGAACAGCCACCCGCCATAAGAGGTGAGATTGTCCGCCATCGCACCCGGCACGAACAGATCCGACGG
It encodes the following:
- a CDS encoding TIGR03790 family protein, which translates into the protein MKTRVRGGRPGLTAGLLGCLIWWGAFWGCLAGGSGLNVAVVVNADSPASLALGNYYRELRGVPAAQVFRIRWGGGPVEWSRAEFESRLLVPFAQWLESSGLTSQVDYVVLSMDIPYRVVDFGTNGPVRNSTTSVLFYGWRDDANAPGNLPRSCSLPSAALHSYAGSEMPFRNVTGRSAWSNWLATMITASNLPAARAIVDRGVLSDETWPTQAVYLLKSTDTARNVRHWAFDDVILEQRVLGRMTMIRTNANSPSGLGLQLGSQSGSYGFSLPSDLFVPGAMADNLTSYGGWLFEDAAGMTRVPDYIAAGATASYGTVVEPCNWTEKFPAPRNYFYQARGFSIAECYYQSVEAPYQGVLVGEPLAAPFARRPQGRWESPGEGATVSGTIPLQWQFVAVGEEQPVGRVDLFVDGRFRQTLWERGPQAGNRVELTLAGQTISHTVSAGSTLADVAAGLAAEINRSEHTNQTGVIAEAIGDRLLLRSVVPGRAGVEVPVSVATSAGAASERTLFAHVARPYFVDSTAQGYRVFRVRNLAGPGHAQGLTLTVTGPSGQVTVSVQNLLSTNTAGLVAALVAAVNEHPDLQGPDGVRAEDYDGNSDGSAAEFALRARSPGWAAAAALSASLSVTGAATVEPAGTQTLEENLEDLQPRNHLYLAAGVTNLALTFAWDTTREADGWHECTAVAYEGTHVATQGHLRRTFRVVNTGRTAALTPWNAGPLTKLGSTLRWRVTVEPGPAARVELHTTGGAWAAETNVTTALFEVPGPDLGEGLHPFFAVVTWPDGVQYRTETHWVRLIPDNAPAGPLRLEMEGPPWRLRWPVVVGRTYTVWSTDDLGLPFQARGTWVATNSPMEWIEPAPHAGARFYRVSEQP
- a CDS encoding Gldg family protein; the encoded protein is MTSQSVTTPEPPSPPPRPGTTPLTRPRGFTGFVLAFLAGLAAGVVLWSVVSGPGSWKAPTTPGPLPAPVQAVLQSLREPVTVHFYVGLEDPAVPEQDRTFARHVEEFLGRLSNASPRIRIIRHEVRSPEDQAAAARAGLQAFHLERGAAGFIGLVLEGPGGQRVIPRLDPFWEPALPFDLARALAEVGPTPSPATAPPAPDEQEVLAGLRQTLGDPESVGVHEGATRLREATLEEFRRTAQSFQLRQEELQQRFREAEQRGDTAAQQAVLEELRQLQAEQTAQLQALAQRLQAQLELWQKLKTSPGTNPPTSAPSAIPQDARQPHR